In one window of Patescibacteria group bacterium DNA:
- a CDS encoding site-2 protease family protein yields MDLIFLIFALFALIYSIIIHEYAHGWMADQLGDPTAKYAGRLTLNPLPHIDPIGSIFIPAMLVLFNAGFIFGWAKPVPFNPNNLSDKKYGSAKVAFAGPASNFLIALFLGIILRICYTDIFSGYNFAVFSQLIAYVIWLNLLLGIFNLMPIPPLDGSKIFAPFLPYKWQEIMLRLEQWGMLILILFIFLLFNPVILPILNFIFYLIVGVPFYYFM; encoded by the coding sequence ATGGATTTAATATTTTTAATTTTCGCGCTTTTTGCTTTAATTTATTCCATTATTATTCACGAGTATGCTCATGGTTGGATGGCTGATCAGCTTGGCGATCCAACGGCAAAATACGCTGGTCGCTTAACTTTAAATCCTCTTCCGCATATTGATCCGATAGGAAGTATTTTTATTCCAGCAATGTTGGTTTTGTTTAACGCGGGTTTTATTTTTGGTTGGGCAAAGCCTGTGCCATTTAATCCAAATAATTTGTCAGATAAAAAATACGGCTCGGCAAAAGTCGCGTTTGCTGGTCCGGCTTCTAATTTTTTAATTGCTTTGTTCCTGGGAATTATTTTGAGGATATGTTATACAGATATTTTTAGCGGATATAATTTTGCTGTTTTTTCACAGCTTATTGCTTATGTTATTTGGCTTAATCTTTTGCTTGGAATTTTTAATCTAATGCCAATTCCGCCGTTGGACGGGTCAAAAATTTTTGCGCCATTTTTGCCTTATAAATGGCAAGAAATAATGCTTAGATTAGAGCAATGGGGAATGCTTATTTTGATTCTGTTTATTTTTCTTCTTTTTAATCCAGTTATTTTGCCGATATTAAATTTTATTTTTTATTTAATTGTCGGCGTTCCATTTTATTATTTTATGTAA